CAGGCCCTGCAGAGCCAGCTGCGCGACCTGCAAGGCCAGATCAAGTCCGATGTCGGCAAGATCGTCTCCAACCTCAGCAACGAGGTGGAACTGGCGAAGGGCCGCGAGCAAGGGCTGAAGGCCAGCCTGGATCAGGCCGAGGCCAAGCAGAACGAACAGCAGCAGGCGACCGTCGGCCTGCGCACCCTGGAACGCGACGCCACCACCGCGCAGGCGATGTACGAGTCGCTGCTGACCCGCTCGCAGCAGATCGCGGCACAGACCGACATGCGCCAGCCCGATGCCCGCGTGGTGTCGGAGGCGTCGATCCCGCTCGACCCGTCGCAACCCAACCGCAAGCTGATCGTGCTGCTGGCGCTGGTGGCGTCGGGCACGCTGGGCGTGCTTCTTGCCATGCTGCGCGAACGGGCCGACGGCGGTTTCCGCAGCCCGCACCAGTTCGAGCTGGCGACCGGCGTGCGCAGCCTGGGCATCGTGCCGCGCATTCCGCGCTTCGGCGGGTCGCCCGCCAGCTATGTGGTCGACAAGCCGGTCTCCGCCTTTGCGGAATCGATGCAGAACCTGCGCACCTCGCTGCTGCTGGCCAATCCGGACGGGCGGCACCGGGTGATCCTGTTCAGCTCGTCGGTTCCGGGCGAGGGCAAGAGCTCGGTCGCCGCGGCCTTCGCCCGCACCTGCGCGAACGCCGGCCAGCGGACGATCCTGGTCGACTGCGACCTCCGGCGGAAGTGCCTGCACGAGATGCTGGGCATGGCCAACACCCTTGGCCTGTCGGAGGTGCTGGCCGGCACCGCGGCGCTGGAGGACGCGATCCAGGTCGATCCGCGCACCGGCCTGCACGTCATCTCCGCCGGCCATGGCAGGTCGCTGCCGCAGGATGCCCTGGGCTCGTCCGGCATGCACCAGCTGCTGTCGCGCCTGTCCGTCAATTACGACCGCGTGGTGCTGGATTCGCCGCCGGTCCTGGCGGTGTCGGAGGGCAAGCTGCTGGCGGCTCTCGCCGACCAGACCGTCTTCATCGTCCGCTGGGGCCTGACCAAGCGCGGCACCGCCATGGCCGGCCTGAAGGAAGTGGTCGAGGCCGGCGGCGAGGTGGTGGGCGTCCTGTTCAGTCAGGTCGATACCCGGCGCCATGCCCAGTACGAGTTCCCCGACAGCGGCCGGTATCACGGCTACCGCCGCTACTACGCGAACTGAGGAACGCCCCCTCTCCCGCAATCGGACCGCCCCTCGGCCGGTCGAAGGCCGGTCCGATCGGCCGACCGAGAGCGGGAGAGGCCGTTCCGCCTTGCGTCTCGAAAAGTGTTTCCACCACAAAAGAGCCTGTGAATGTCCGCTGGCCACCGCATCTTCCGGAACATCCGCGCCCTTGCCGCCGCGAAGGCGGCGACGATGGCGAGCGGGCTGGTCACCGCCGCCTGGACCGCGCGGGTGCTGGGGCCGGACAGCTTCGGCGTTCTGGGGTTCGGCACGTCGCTCATGGCCTATGCGGCCCTGTTCGTGAACATGGGGCTGTCCACCTACGCCATCCGCGAGATCGCGCGCGACCGCGATCGGAACGACCATCGCGACCGGGCAGCGGAACTGTCGGAGCATGTGCTGACGCTGCGCACCGTGCTGGCCCTGGTCGTGGGGGCCGTCTACGCAGTCTTCATCCTGTCGCTGGACAAGCCGATGGAGGTGAAGGCGGTTCTTCTGGTGCAGGCGGTCCAGTTGCTCGGGAACGCCCTGGTGCTCGACTTTGTTTACCAGGCGACGGAGAAGATGGGGGTGATCGCCACGCGGGAGATCGGGACCTCGATCGGCTCCATGCTTCTCGTCTTCCTCCTGGTGCGTGGCCCTGAGGACGCCATCACCGCGGCCGCCATCACCGGCGGATCCATCACCGTCAACGCGCTGATCATGATCGGCCGTTTCCGCCGCGATTTCGGCAGGCTGCGTCCGAGGATCGATCTGACAGTGTGGCGCGAGATCCTGACGGCGGCGGCGCCGATGGCGGTCGGCGTCTTCGCCTGGGCGATCTTCACCCATCTCGACGTGGTGATGCTGGGCTTCCTGGCTCCGCACACCGAGGTCGGCTGGTACAGCGCGGCGGTGAAGATCCAGACCCTGGCCAATCTGGTCGGCAACATCGTCATGAACGCCTTCCTGCCGCAGCTGGCCGCTTCCTATGGCGAGATCGGGCCGATGCGCGACCGGATGCGGGCCTATGCCGGGGTCATGCTGGCGGTCGGCGGGCTGGTCATCGCCGGTGGCTTCGCCCTGGCGCCGTCCATCCTCGGCACGCTGTTCGGCGACGCCTACGCCCCGGCGACGCTGGCGCTGCGGCTGCTGATGCTGGCCTCGGCGGTGGTCTACGCCAACATGATCCTGGGCAATCCGCTGCTCGTGTGGCACCGGCAGACCGGCTACATGGTCGCCATGCTGTCGGGCGGCGCGCTGAACGCCCTGCTGAACATCTGGTGGATCCCCCGCTACGGCATCGAGGGCGCGGCGATGGCAACCTTCACCGCGGAACTGGCCGCCACCGTCGCCATCGCCTGGATCCATCGTCGGGCGGTCGGCGAACTGTATGCCGGTATCGCCGCGCGGGCGATGCTGTGCGCCGGTGCCGCCATTGCGACGGCCTTCGCCCTGGCCCATGTCGGCGCTCCGTTCTTCGACCGCATGCCGGCGCTGGTGCATTTCGCCGCCGGCAGCGCGGCAATGGTCGCGGTCTATGCGCTGGTGTCGGTCCTGACCGGTCTGGTGCGCCCGAAGAGGCTGCGCCGGCTGACCAGCGCCACGGCATGAGGGAGGGGGGCGTGACGGTCCGGTTGTCCGCTCCGGCGATCGAACCCGACAAGTTTGCAATGCCGGCCTTCGCTTTTCGGACGCTGGAATGGAAAGTGCCTATTGCACCACTTTCGAACGTCTCTGTTGGTGCCTCCAAGCATTCATTCGCGCGCGGCGGGGGTTAGTACCATTAATACGGCTGTGATCTGCAATCATGGTCTTTTCATCTGATGGCGATTTCTGAAACACTTCGCGCTGCACAACGCCGGTAACGAGGTACTTCATCGTCACGGCGAAGTCACAACAAGAAAACAATTTCGAATTTCGAGGTTTCTCCGTCTGCATCCTTGGAGACAGGGCAGGGCAGTCGGGGCGTCTCCAAACTCCAAGGCCCCGCCGCCGGTGGCGGGGGCTCAGCAAACGGCAGGAGCGACGATGCTTCCCAAGACTTTTTCCGATCGTAACGTCTGCGTCCTCGGGCTCGGCTATGTCGGCCTGACGCTGGCGGTGGCGATGGCGGACGCCGGCTTCCAGGTGCATGGAGTCGAGGTGCGGCAGGACGTGCTCGACAAGCTCGGCCAGGGCAACCCGCATTTCCACGAGCCGGGCCTGACGGAGAAGCTGCGCCACGTCATCGCACGCGGCCGCTTCACCTTCAGCCGCAACCAGCAGGATTGCAGCAAGGCCAGCGTCTTCATCATCACGGTCGGTACGCCGCTCGGCAAGGACGGCCGGGTCCGCACCGACATGATCGAGGCGGCGACCCGTCAGGTCGCCAGCTGCCTGCATGACGGCGATCTGGTCATCCTGCGCTCCACCGTGAAGCTGGGCACCACCCGCAACATCGTGGCGCCGATCCTGCGCGCCACCGGCAAGCAGTTCGACATCGCCTTCTGCCCGGAACGCACGCTGGAAGGGCAGGCGCTGCTGGAGCTGAACCAGCTGCCGCAGATCATCGGGGCGGAGAGCCTGGACGTCGCCACCCGCGCGGCGCAGATCTTCGGCATCCTGACGCCGACCACCGTCAAGGTCTCCACCCTGGAGACGGCGGAGCTGATCAAGCTGGTCGACAACACCTACCGCGACGTCACCTTCGCCTTCTCCAACGAGATCGCCAAGCTGTGCAACGCCATGGAGATCTCGGCGGTCGAGGTGGCGCGCGCCGGCAAGCTGGGCTATCCGCGCACCAACCTGCCGCTGCCCGGCCCGGTCGGCGGTCCCTGCCTGGAGAAGGACCCCCACATCCTGATCGAGGCGGCGCGCGAGGTCGGTGTCGAGATGGCGATCACCGCCGCCGGCCGTCTGGTCAACGAAAGCCAGCCGGTCGAGGTCGCCGATTTCCTCGGCAAGCTCGCCAATTCGATGCAGGGCTTCCCGCAGGTGCCGACCATCAGCCTGATGGGCCTCGCCTTCAAGGGCCGTCCGGCGACCGACGATCTGCGCGGCACCATGGCCAAGCCGGTGCTGGAGGAGCTGCGCCAGCGCTTCCCCACCGCCCGCCTGCGCGGCTTCGACGCGGTGGTGCGGCCCGACGACATCCGCTCCTTCGGGCTGGAGCCGGCGGCCAACATGGCCGAGGCGGTGTCCGGCGCCAATCTGGCGGTGATCCTGAACAACCACCCGGTCTTCACCTCGATGCCGCTGCCGGATCTGGCCCAGCGGATGGACCGTCCGGGCGTGATCTACGACTTCTGGAACAACTTCAACAGCCGCGATGTCGATCTGCCGGACGGCACCGCCTACGTGGCGCTCGGCAGCCATGGCGCAGCCCGCTACGCGCATGTGGCCTGACGGAATCCGGGCCTGAAGAGGAATCGAACCGACATGAAACATTATCTCGTCACCGGCGGCAGCGGCTTCATCGGCGCCGCCCTGGTCCAGCGTCTGGTCCGTGACGGCCATCGCGTCCGCGTGCTGGACGACAACTCGCGCGGGCATACCGGGCGGCTGGCCGGCGTGCTGGACGACGTGGAGTTCGTCCAGGGCGACATCCGCGACGCCGACGCCGTGCGCGGGGCGGTGCGGGGGGTCGACGGCGTGCTGCATCTGGCCGCCGTCAACGGCACCAGGCATTTCTACGAGAAGCCGGAGGTGGTGCTGGACGTCGGCGTGCGCGGCATCCTGAACGTGCTGGACGCCTGCCGCGCCGACGGCGTGGGGGATCTGGTCGTCGCCTCCTCCTCGGAGGCCTACCAGACCCCGCCGATGGTGCCGACGCCGGAGGATGTGCCGCTGGTGGTGCCGGACGTGCTGAACGCCCGCTACAGCTATGGCGGCTCCAAGCTGATCTCGGAACTGCTGGCGGTCAATTGGGGCCGCAGCGGCTTCGACCGCGTGGCGATCTTCCGTCCGCACAACGTCTATGGCGCCGACATGGGCTGGGAGCATGTGGTGCCGGAATTCTCCCGCCGCGCGGTGGAGGCCATCGCCGGCCATCCGAACGGGCCGGTGCCCTTCCAGATCCAGGGCGACGGCCGCCAGACCCGCGCCTTCGTCCACATCGACGACGCCATCGACGGCATCGTGACGGTGGTCGACAAGGGCGAGCATCTCGGCATCTACCATGTCGGCAACCCGGAGGAGGTCACCATCGCCGACCTCGCCCGCCAGACGGTCGCCTGCCTCGGCCGCGAGGCCCAGGTGATGCCCGGTCCTGCGGCTCCCGGCGGCACCGACCGCCGCAGCCCCGACATCGCCAGGCTGACCGCACTGGGCTTCACCCCGCGCATCCCGCTCTCCGCCGGCCTGCCGGGCGTGGTGGAGTGGTATGCCGAGCGCGCACGGGCGGATCTGGGGCGCATAGGGCAGGCGGCGGAGTAGGGGGGGCGTTAGACCCCTCCAGTTCTCTGCCCCCTCCCTAACCCTCCCCCTCTTCGAGGNAGGAGACGGCCCGCATGGACCGCAACAGCCGTATCTTCGTCGCCGGCCACCGGGGACTCGTCGGGTCCGCCATTCTGCGGCGGCTGACCGAGGCCGGGCACACCGACCTCGTGATCCGCGACCGGTCGCAGCTCGACCTGACCGACCAGGCGGCGGTGCGCGCCTTCTTCGACCGCGAGGGGATCGAGCATGTGATCCTGGCCGCGGCGAAGGTGGGCGGCATCCTCGCCAACGACCGCTTCGGCGGCGACTTCATCCGCGACAACCTGCTGATCCAGTCCAACGTCATCGACGCCGCATGGCGCGCCGGCGTGAAGAAGCTCCTCTTCCTCGGCTCCTCCTGCCTCTACCCGAAGCATGCGGAACAGCCGATCAAGGAGGAGGCGCTGCTGTCCGGCCCGATGGAGCCGAGCAACAAGCCCTACGCCGTCGCCAAGATCGCCGGCATCACCATGTGCCAGGCCTACCGGCGCCAGTACGGTTTCAACGCCATCTGCGCCATGCCGTCCAACCTTTACGGCCCCGGCGACCATTTCGATCCCGAAACCTCCCACGCGCTGCCCGGCATGATCCGCCGCTTCCATGACGCCAAGCTGGCCGGCGACCAGACCGTCACGCTGTGGGGCACCGGCACGCCTCGGCGCGAGTTCCTCTATGTCGACGACATGGCGGATGCCTGCCTGCATCTGATGGACCGGTACGAGAGCGAGGAGATCATCAATGTCGGCCCCGGCGACGACATCGCCATCGCCGATCTCGCAGCATTGATCCGCGACACCGTCGGCTACACCGGCACGCTGACCCACGATCTGAGCAAGCCCGACGGCCACCCGCGCAAGCTGATGGACGTGTCGCGCCTGTTCGCCACCGGCTGGCGCCCCAAGGTGTCGCTGCAGGAGGGGCTGCGCCGCACCTACGACTGGTTCCTGGAGAACGCCGCTCCGAACCGTCGCCAAGCTTCCAAGCAGGCTGCGGAGTAAAGCCCCGATGCCGGACGATTCCATCCATCTGCGGGAGCCGGTCACCGACCGGCCAGCCTCCAAGGCCTCTCCCAGCTCGCTTTCCCTGTCGGACGTGCCCGTGCCGGAGGAGCTGCTGCTGGTGGCGCAGAGCTATTGGCCGGAGCCGGCCGGCAGCGCGCCGATGATGACCGACCTCGCGACCGCCTTCGCGGCGGCCGGGGCGGAGACGACCGTGCTGACCGCGCGGCCCAACTATCCCGGCAACACGGTCTATGACGGCTATGCCGACGGGTCGCAGGACAGCAGGACGGTGGACGGGGTGCTGATCGAGCGCCTGCCCACCATCCCGCCGGCCGGCGGCGGCATGAAGGCCCGCCTGATCCACGAGGGCGTGCTGCATGCCGGCTTCGCCGCCGCACTCGCCCGCGGCCGGGTCGGGCGGCACCACGCGGTGCTGTCGCTCTGCCCGTCGATCCTGTCGGTGGCCGTCGCCGACCGCCTGACCACGCCGGGCGGCCGCCATGTCGCCATCGTCCACGACATCCAGTCCGGCCTTGCCGGCGCGCTCGGCATGGGCGGCAAGGCGGCGGTCAGGGCGATCCGCGCCATGGAGCGCACGGCGCTGAACCGCGCCGATGCCATCGTCGTCCTGTCGGAGCCGATGCGCGGCGTGCTGGAGGAGCTGGGCGTCACCAAGCCGATCCATGTGATCCCGCCCCATGTCGATGCCGACGCCGTCCACCCGCTGCCGCGCCCCGACCAGCCGCCGACGGCGCTCTACAGCGGCGCCTTCGCCCGCAAGCAGGGGCTGGAGCAGGTGCTGGACATGGCCGGCCATCTCGCGGAGCTGATGCCGCAGGCCCGCATCAAGATGCGCGGGCAGGGTGGCCTTGAGGAGGAGCTCAAGTCGCGCGCCCGCACCATGGGGCTCGGCAACGTGATCTTCCAGCCGCTGGCGCCCAAGGACCAGCTCAACGAGGCGATGGCGGAGGGCGACGTCCATCTCGTGCCCCAGCGGCCCGAGGGCGCGGCCTTCGCCATGCCCGGCAAGGCGGTGACCATCCTCGCCGCCGGCCGGCCCTTCGTCAGCACCTGCCTGCCGGGGTCGGCGCTTGCCACGCTGGAGGCGCAGGTCGGCGCCTTCCTGTGCACCCCGCCGGAGGAGCCGCGCGCGATGGCGGAGGCGGTGGCGGCGCTGCTGTCCGACCCTGCCCGCGCCACCGCGATGGGACGCCGCGGCCGTGCCTGGGTGGAGGCCAATGCCACCCGCGCGGTGGCGCTCGACCGCTACGCCCGCCTTCTGTTGGGAGAGGCAGCATGAAGAAGCCCGTGCTGGTCTTCAGTTGGGAGATGTTCGGCCCCTACCACATGGACCGGCTGGAGGCCGTCGGCCACCGGCTGGGCCATGTCTATGACGTGGTCGGGCTGGAGGTCGGGTCGAAATCGCATACCTACGCCTGGGATTCGACCGGAACCGGGCAGAATTTCCGCAAGATCACCCTGTTCCCCGGCCAATCGAAGGCCGACCTGTCGAAGGCCGCGGTCTACCGCGCCCTGCTGCGCGAATGCCGGCGCGCCGACGCGCGTTTCGTCTTCCTGTGCCATTACGAGGATCCGGACGTCTTCGCGCTTGCCCTGACCATGCGGTTGATGGGGCGCAAGGTCATCAACATGAACGCGTCCAAGTATGACGACAAGCCGCGCATCCTGTGGCGGGAGATGGTCAAGAGCGTCTTCTACTCCCCCTATCAGGCGGGGATCGGCGGAAGCCACCGCACGGTGGATTACTTCCGTCTGCTGGGACTTCCGAAGGACCGGCTCTACATCGGGTACGACACGCTGTCGTTGGACCGCATCCGCCGACTGTCCGGGATGGAGCCGGCCCCTGGCGGAGTACCCTTCGCCGACCGCCACTTCACCATCATCGCGCGCTTCGTCCCGAAGAAGAACTTGTTCCGGGCGGTCGAAGCCTACGACATTTACCGGCGGCTGGCCGGTCCCGCCGCCCGACCGCTCCACCTCTGCGGATCCGGTCCGCTGGAGCCGGACCTGCGGGCCGAGGTGACGCGGCGCGGGCTGGACGGATCGATCGTCTTCCGCGGTTTCCTGCAGGAGAAGGGGATCGCGGAAACGCTGGGGTCCACGCTGTGCCTGCTGCTGCCGTCCTTGGAGGAGCAGTTCGGCCTGGTGGTGAACGAGGCATTGGCCATGGGGGTTCCGACCATCCTGTCCGACCAGTGCGGCGCCCGCGACGTGCTGATCCGCAGCGGGCTGAACGGCCACATCGTGGAGCCGGACAACCCCGAGGGGCTGGCGCGCTACATGCTGTCGGTCGCGGGAGACGAGGAGGAATGGCGCCGCCTGAGCCTGAACGGGCGGCCCTTCCAGGCCTTGGCCGATGCCAGCTTCTTCGCCCGGTCGGTGGAGAAGGCCGTGGTGGCGCTGGGCGGCCCGAAGGCGGAGCGCAGCGCGGACAGGGACTATGTGTCCGACTATTCCGCCGACCCGGAGGGTGGCCAGCATGGCCGGTCCGCCGGAGCGGCCCTGACCGGGAGTTGACGATGGAACGGAACGCGCGCACCCATGTGGTCGTCTCCGGGCGCCTGCCGCCGCCGGTGGATGGGATGAGCCGGGTGACGGCCCTGGTGCTGGAGCGTCTGCAGGACCGCATGCGGGGGCGCAGCCGCGTGGAGGTCGCCGACCTGTCGCCCGGTTGGAACGGCGGCGGCGCCCTCTATCATCTCCGCAAGATGACGCGGGTGTTCGGCGCCATGGGCCGGCTCACCGCCGGAGTGGGGAAGGCCGACCGGCGCTTCTACATGCCGGTCGATTCCGGCTGGGGGGCGCTCTATACCGCCGCGCTCGCCGGCACCGCGCGCCTGTTCGGCTATGAGCGTGTGCTGCACCATCATTCCTTCGCCACCATCAGCAAACCGACATGGCGGATGCGGCTGCTGACCAGGGTCGCCGGGACGGACTGCACCCATGTGCTGCTGTGCCCGGCGATGCAGCTGCGCTTCCAGTCGATCTATCCGGCGGCGCGCAGCTGCATGACCATGTCCAACGCCATCTTCTCCACCCCCGACGCCGCCCCGCGTCCGCGGCGCGACGGTCCCCTCCGCATCGGCCATCTGTCGAACCTGTGCAGCGAGAAGGGGCTGGACACGCTGTTCGCGCTGCTGCGCGCCCTGCAACTGGACGGGGTGGACGCGAAGCTGGTGCTGGCCGGTCCGGGGCTGAAGCCGAAGGACAATGCGATGATCGCCGCCGGGCTGATGGCCTTCGACGGGGCGGTCGAGTATCACGGCCCGGTCCATGGCGAGGCCAAGGATGCCTTCTACCGCGACATCGATGTCTTCGTCTTCCCGACCCGCTACCGGAACGAGGCTCAGCCGCTGGTCCTGTTCGAGGCGATGGCGGCCGGTGTGCCGGTGCTGGCCTATGAGCGCGGCTGCATCGGCTCCGACATCCCGGCCGACGGGCTGGTGCCGCAGAATGCCGATTTCGTGAAGGCGGCGCTGCCGATCCTGGCGGCCTGGGCCGACGACCGCGAGGCGCTCGCCGCCGCGTCCGCCCAGACGCTGACCCGCGCGCGGGTCGCCTACGAGACCAGCCGCATCGGCCTGGACCTGCTGCTGGACCGCATCGCCGGACCGCATCCCGCGACCGCCGCCGCTGCCGTGCCGGCCAAGCGCCGCGTGGCGGGGTAGGGCGCGAAGCAGGGTGGGGGCGCTACGCCCCGCCCCCCAGCGGCAGCGCCGTCTCGAACTTGATTTCCTTCAGGGCGAAGTTGGAGCGGATGCGGACCTGGAAGGGCAGCTGAAAGACGAACTCCTCCAGAAAACGGTTGTAGTCGGCGATGGCCCGCACCGCGACCCGCAGCAGATAGTCGGCGTCGCCCGACACCGCATAGCATTCCAGAACCTCCGGCCTTTTGCGCACCGTGTCGATGAAGATGGCGGCGGTCTCCGCGGAATGGCGGTCCAGAGTGACATGGGCGAAGACGCATTCGCCGACCGACGCCGCCTTGGGATCGACCAGCGCCGTGTAGCGGCGGATCACCCCGGTTTCCTCCAGCGACTTCAGACGGCGCCAGCAGGATGACGGCGAGGTGCCGACCCGGTCGGCCAGTTCCTGCACCGTCAGGCGCGAGTCCTCCTGCAGGGCGATCAGGATTTTGACGTCGATTTCCGA
This genomic stretch from Azospirillum humicireducens harbors:
- a CDS encoding flippase, yielding MSAGHRIFRNIRALAAAKAATMASGLVTAAWTARVLGPDSFGVLGFGTSLMAYAALFVNMGLSTYAIREIARDRDRNDHRDRAAELSEHVLTLRTVLALVVGAVYAVFILSLDKPMEVKAVLLVQAVQLLGNALVLDFVYQATEKMGVIATREIGTSIGSMLLVFLLVRGPEDAITAAAITGGSITVNALIMIGRFRRDFGRLRPRIDLTVWREILTAAAPMAVGVFAWAIFTHLDVVMLGFLAPHTEVGWYSAAVKIQTLANLVGNIVMNAFLPQLAASYGEIGPMRDRMRAYAGVMLAVGGLVIAGGFALAPSILGTLFGDAYAPATLALRLLMLASAVVYANMILGNPLLVWHRQTGYMVAMLSGGALNALLNIWWIPRYGIEGAAMATFTAELAATVAIAWIHRRAVGELYAGIAARAMLCAGAAIATAFALAHVGAPFFDRMPALVHFAAGSAAMVAVYALVSVLTGLVRPKRLRRLTSATA
- a CDS encoding Lrp/AsnC family transcriptional regulator; amino-acid sequence: MPAALSEIDVKILIALQEDSRLTVQELADRVGTSPSSCWRRLKSLEETGVIRRYTALVDPKAASVGECVFAHVTLDRHSAETAAIFIDTVRKRPEVLECYAVSGDADYLLRVAVRAIADYNRFLEEFVFQLPFQVRIRSNFALKEIKFETALPLGGGA
- a CDS encoding glycosyltransferase family 4 protein, with product MPDDSIHLREPVTDRPASKASPSSLSLSDVPVPEELLLVAQSYWPEPAGSAPMMTDLATAFAAAGAETTVLTARPNYPGNTVYDGYADGSQDSRTVDGVLIERLPTIPPAGGGMKARLIHEGVLHAGFAAALARGRVGRHHAVLSLCPSILSVAVADRLTTPGGRHVAIVHDIQSGLAGALGMGGKAAVRAIRAMERTALNRADAIVVLSEPMRGVLEELGVTKPIHVIPPHVDADAVHPLPRPDQPPTALYSGAFARKQGLEQVLDMAGHLAELMPQARIKMRGQGGLEEELKSRARTMGLGNVIFQPLAPKDQLNEAMAEGDVHLVPQRPEGAAFAMPGKAVTILAAGRPFVSTCLPGSALATLEAQVGAFLCTPPEEPRAMAEAVAALLSDPARATAMGRRGRAWVEANATRAVALDRYARLLLGEAA
- a CDS encoding glycosyltransferase family 4 protein — translated: MERNARTHVVVSGRLPPPVDGMSRVTALVLERLQDRMRGRSRVEVADLSPGWNGGGALYHLRKMTRVFGAMGRLTAGVGKADRRFYMPVDSGWGALYTAALAGTARLFGYERVLHHHSFATISKPTWRMRLLTRVAGTDCTHVLLCPAMQLRFQSIYPAARSCMTMSNAIFSTPDAAPRPRRDGPLRIGHLSNLCSEKGLDTLFALLRALQLDGVDAKLVLAGPGLKPKDNAMIAAGLMAFDGAVEYHGPVHGEAKDAFYRDIDVFVFPTRYRNEAQPLVLFEAMAAGVPVLAYERGCIGSDIPADGLVPQNADFVKAALPILAAWADDREALAAASAQTLTRARVAYETSRIGLDLLLDRIAGPHPATAAAAVPAKRRVAG
- a CDS encoding glycosyltransferase family 4 protein, with the protein product MKKPVLVFSWEMFGPYHMDRLEAVGHRLGHVYDVVGLEVGSKSHTYAWDSTGTGQNFRKITLFPGQSKADLSKAAVYRALLRECRRADARFVFLCHYEDPDVFALALTMRLMGRKVINMNASKYDDKPRILWREMVKSVFYSPYQAGIGGSHRTVDYFRLLGLPKDRLYIGYDTLSLDRIRRLSGMEPAPGGVPFADRHFTIIARFVPKKNLFRAVEAYDIYRRLAGPAARPLHLCGSGPLEPDLRAEVTRRGLDGSIVFRGFLQEKGIAETLGSTLCLLLPSLEEQFGLVVNEALAMGVPTILSDQCGARDVLIRSGLNGHIVEPDNPEGLARYMLSVAGDEEEWRRLSLNGRPFQALADASFFARSVEKAVVALGGPKAERSADRDYVSDYSADPEGGQHGRSAGAALTGS
- a CDS encoding GumC family protein, which codes for MRRTTGLLRRHKLLIGTVIVVGTGLAVLAAFRMTPLYTAETLIMVEHRKNTVLNFEGVVSDMTPDISALQSEVAILKSPAFAEKVVAKLKLMNDPEFNASLRPPPPGWVAALNPRNWIPDSWKQTGAVPLSPEEIERNHLTSVVNEVLDNTSVRPQGRSYVIAVSFDSEDPRKASLIANTMADLYLVDQLDEKFKASKRATQWLEERLADLRREAQTTGDAVEKYRTQHGLTTSSVNESTVVGQQLSQLNADYILARTKRQEAETKLRDVTAMANSPRGASAVGDVLGSPLIQALREREVDLQRQIADATNRYGNRHPMLQALQSQLRDLQGQIKSDVGKIVSNLSNEVELAKGREQGLKASLDQAEAKQNEQQQATVGLRTLERDATTAQAMYESLLTRSQQIAAQTDMRQPDARVVSEASIPLDPSQPNRKLIVLLALVASGTLGVLLAMLRERADGGFRSPHQFELATGVRSLGIVPRIPRFGGSPASYVVDKPVSAFAESMQNLRTSLLLANPDGRHRVILFSSSVPGEGKSSVAAAFARTCANAGQRTILVDCDLRRKCLHEMLGMANTLGLSEVLAGTAALEDAIQVDPRTGLHVISAGHGRSLPQDALGSSGMHQLLSRLSVNYDRVVLDSPPVLAVSEGKLLAALADQTVFIVRWGLTKRGTAMAGLKEVVEAGGEVVGVLFSQVDTRRHAQYEFPDSGRYHGYRRYYAN
- a CDS encoding GDP-L-fucose synthase family protein; protein product: MDRNSRIFVAGHRGLVGSAILRRLTEAGHTDLVIRDRSQLDLTDQAAVRAFFDREGIEHVILAAAKVGGILANDRFGGDFIRDNLLIQSNVIDAAWRAGVKKLLFLGSSCLYPKHAEQPIKEEALLSGPMEPSNKPYAVAKIAGITMCQAYRRQYGFNAICAMPSNLYGPGDHFDPETSHALPGMIRRFHDAKLAGDQTVTLWGTGTPRREFLYVDDMADACLHLMDRYESEEIINVGPGDDIAIADLAALIRDTVGYTGTLTHDLSKPDGHPRKLMDVSRLFATGWRPKVSLQEGLRRTYDWFLENAAPNRRQASKQAAE
- a CDS encoding NAD-dependent epimerase/dehydratase family protein, translated to MKHYLVTGGSGFIGAALVQRLVRDGHRVRVLDDNSRGHTGRLAGVLDDVEFVQGDIRDADAVRGAVRGVDGVLHLAAVNGTRHFYEKPEVVLDVGVRGILNVLDACRADGVGDLVVASSSEAYQTPPMVPTPEDVPLVVPDVLNARYSYGGSKLISELLAVNWGRSGFDRVAIFRPHNVYGADMGWEHVVPEFSRRAVEAIAGHPNGPVPFQIQGDGRQTRAFVHIDDAIDGIVTVVDKGEHLGIYHVGNPEEVTIADLARQTVACLGREAQVMPGPAAPGGTDRRSPDIARLTALGFTPRIPLSAGLPGVVEWYAERARADLGRIGQAAE
- a CDS encoding nucleotide sugar dehydrogenase; protein product: MLPKTFSDRNVCVLGLGYVGLTLAVAMADAGFQVHGVEVRQDVLDKLGQGNPHFHEPGLTEKLRHVIARGRFTFSRNQQDCSKASVFIITVGTPLGKDGRVRTDMIEAATRQVASCLHDGDLVILRSTVKLGTTRNIVAPILRATGKQFDIAFCPERTLEGQALLELNQLPQIIGAESLDVATRAAQIFGILTPTTVKVSTLETAELIKLVDNTYRDVTFAFSNEIAKLCNAMEISAVEVARAGKLGYPRTNLPLPGPVGGPCLEKDPHILIEAAREVGVEMAITAAGRLVNESQPVEVADFLGKLANSMQGFPQVPTISLMGLAFKGRPATDDLRGTMAKPVLEELRQRFPTARLRGFDAVVRPDDIRSFGLEPAANMAEAVSGANLAVILNNHPVFTSMPLPDLAQRMDRPGVIYDFWNNFNSRDVDLPDGTAYVALGSHGAARYAHVA